In Helianthus annuus cultivar XRQ/B chromosome 3, HanXRQr2.0-SUNRISE, whole genome shotgun sequence, a single window of DNA contains:
- the LOC110871093 gene encoding protein MIZU-KUSSEI 1, whose protein sequence is MPPPSSPSNPPQPPPLPPSRPPTNGMARSSYKKGKQPKVFRVVRSVFRSFPIVKHALPVGRLPDGHRANCVTGTLYGFREGRVTLAIQENPKTLPIVILELELTTDVLQYEMSLGMVRIALECEKHLDKDKVKLLEEPSWTMFFNGKKGGLGVKRDATKNDLHIIELLRPVLMGAGVLPEKFDVEGTDGEVTYMRAHFDRVVGSKDSETLYMLSPDGNHGPELSIFFVRI, encoded by the coding sequence atgccaccaccatcatcaccatccaATCCACCGCAACCACCACCATTGCCGCCATCGCGTCCACCAACCAATGGCATGGCACGATCATCCTACAAGAAAGGCAAGCAACCTAAAGTTTTTCGAGTTGTTCGGTCGGTATTTAGGTCATTTCCAATTGTGAAACATGCATTGCCCGTTGGCCGTCTGCCAGATGGCCATCGGGCAAATTGTGTCACCGGGACTCTGTATGGATTCAGAGAAGGGCGTGTAACCCTCGCCATACAAGAGAACCCGAAAACGTTACCCATCGTGATTCTCGAGTTGGAACTCACGACGGATGTTTTACAATACGAAATGAGTTTAGGCATGGTTCGCATCGCGTTAGAATGCGAAAAACATTTAGATAAGGACAAGGTTAAACTTTTGGAAGAACCGTCATGGACAATGTTCTTTAATGGTAAAAAGGGCGGTCTTGGGGTGAAGCGCGATGCAACAAAGAATGATTTACACATTATAGAGCTACTACGGCCGGTGCTAATGGGTGCCGGGGTGTTGCCAGAAAAGTTTGACGTGGAAGGTACAGATGGTGAGGTGACATACATGAGGGCCCACTTTGACCGTGTAGTAGGGTCTAAGGATTCAGAGACGCTTTACATGTTGAGCCCTGATGGGAACCATGGTCCTGAATTAAGCATTTTCTTTGTACGGATATGA
- the LOC110872837 gene encoding uncharacterized protein LOC110872837 isoform X3, translated as MGKAYKFFKSLLGFKTNSPPSRKSDSNKPLKRRWSFVKSRQPNPRPSRHRNTSRSLAARRARRALKALVRLQAVVRGHILRKQTADMMRRLQALIRAQARARALRSQITDHATTKPHFHPHGPPTPEKLEHVPHTRHHHSLISKRNNSKSYARGQERTIHDNSTDHEHDKIVEVDTVEPHVMFNYGRKFLLPDQISFGYSQSLTTSRGSTFQPTSPCASCEVTSFDDSVRGGVVTPIKSDGSRSCFSGYSDHPNYMAYTESSRAKVRSLSAPRLRTQHEVSSATKRDSGYKYLSGMQQVPAMRESFAKKAYPGSGRLDRLGMPVFDTVDSEFYDGYWN; from the exons ATGGGCAAAGCATACAAATTCTTCAAATCACTACTAGGCTTCAAAACCAACTCACCACCATCTCGTAAATCAGACTCTAACAAGCCATTAAAACGACGGTGGAGCTTCGTAAAATCACGTCAACCGAATCCCCGTCCTTCGCGCCATCGCAACACGTCGAGATCATTGGCT GCACGTAGAGCACGAAGGGCTTTGAAAGCATTGGTGAGGCTGCAGGCAGTGGTGAGAGGTCACATTCTAAGGAAACAAACCGCCGATATGATGCGTCGTTTGCAGGCTTTGATACGGGCTCAGGCCCGTGCACGCGCACTCAGGTCCCAAATCACTGATCATGCAACCACAAAGCCTCATTTTCACCCTCAC GGGCCGCCGACTCCTGAAAAGTTGGAACATGTTCCACATACGAGACACCATCATAGTTTGATATCAAAG AGGAACAACTCAAAATCTTATGCACGAGGTCAAGAAAGAACGATTCACGACAACTCAACCGACCACGAACACGACAAAATTGTTGAAGTTGATACTGTGGAACCACATGTAATGTTTAATTATGGACGAAAGTTCCTTCTACCTGACCAGATAAGTTTTGGGTATAGTCAAAGTTTAACCACATCAAGAGGGTCAACGTTTCAACCAACAAGCCCTTGTGCATCTTGTGAGGTGACTTCCTTTGATGACTCAGTAAGAGGTGGAGTAGTTACTCCTATTAAAAGTGATGGTTCGAGAAGCTGCTTTAGCGGCTACTCAGACCACCCAAACTACATGGCTTACACTGAGTCTTCACGAGCTAAGGTCAGGTCTCTAAGTGCTCCTAGATTGAGGACTCAACACGAGGTTTCTAGTGCAACAAAGAGGGATTCGGGTTACAAATATCTGTCGGGTATGCAACAAGTTCCAGCGATGCGTGAAAGTTTCGCTAAGAAGGCTTATCCTGGGTCGGGCCGGCTAGATCGGCTAGGGATGCCGGTCTTTGATACGGTGGATAGTGAGTTTTATGATGGTTATTGGAATTAA
- the LOC110872837 gene encoding protein IQ-DOMAIN 14 isoform X1, producing the protein MGKAYKFFKSLLGFKTNSPPSRKSDSNKPLKRRWSFVKSRQPNPRPSRHRNTSRSLAVSSLHKHYNNNNDDDNDNDNNLNENDESNKRAIALAAATAAVVDAAVATAQAAAEVVRMTSRTGGYGVREQMAAIKIQSCFRAYLARRARRALKALVRLQAVVRGHILRKQTADMMRRLQALIRAQARARALRSQITDHATTKPHFHPHGPPTPEKLEHVPHTRHHHSLISKRNNSKSYARGQERTIHDNSTDHEHDKIVEVDTVEPHVMFNYGRKFLLPDQISFGYSQSLTTSRGSTFQPTSPCASCEVTSFDDSVRGGVVTPIKSDGSRSCFSGYSDHPNYMAYTESSRAKVRSLSAPRLRTQHEVSSATKRDSGYKYLSGMQQVPAMRESFAKKAYPGSGRLDRLGMPVFDTVDSEFYDGYWN; encoded by the exons ATGGGCAAAGCATACAAATTCTTCAAATCACTACTAGGCTTCAAAACCAACTCACCACCATCTCGTAAATCAGACTCTAACAAGCCATTAAAACGACGGTGGAGCTTCGTAAAATCACGTCAACCGAATCCCCGTCCTTCGCGCCATCGCAACACGTCGAGATCATTGGCTGTAAGCTCACTCCATAAacattataataataataatgatgatgataatgataatgataataatttAAACGAGAATGACGAATCAAACAAGCGCGCTATTGCGCTTGCTGCTGCTACCGCTGCAGTGGTGGATGCAGCGGTAGCAACTGCTCAGGCAGCGGCCGAGGTGGTGCGGATGACTAGTAGAACCGGTGGGTATGGTGTTCGTGAACAAATGGCTGCGATCAAAATTCAGTCATGTTTTCGGGCTTATCTG GCACGTAGAGCACGAAGGGCTTTGAAAGCATTGGTGAGGCTGCAGGCAGTGGTGAGAGGTCACATTCTAAGGAAACAAACCGCCGATATGATGCGTCGTTTGCAGGCTTTGATACGGGCTCAGGCCCGTGCACGCGCACTCAGGTCCCAAATCACTGATCATGCAACCACAAAGCCTCATTTTCACCCTCAC GGGCCGCCGACTCCTGAAAAGTTGGAACATGTTCCACATACGAGACACCATCATAGTTTGATATCAAAG AGGAACAACTCAAAATCTTATGCACGAGGTCAAGAAAGAACGATTCACGACAACTCAACCGACCACGAACACGACAAAATTGTTGAAGTTGATACTGTGGAACCACATGTAATGTTTAATTATGGACGAAAGTTCCTTCTACCTGACCAGATAAGTTTTGGGTATAGTCAAAGTTTAACCACATCAAGAGGGTCAACGTTTCAACCAACAAGCCCTTGTGCATCTTGTGAGGTGACTTCCTTTGATGACTCAGTAAGAGGTGGAGTAGTTACTCCTATTAAAAGTGATGGTTCGAGAAGCTGCTTTAGCGGCTACTCAGACCACCCAAACTACATGGCTTACACTGAGTCTTCACGAGCTAAGGTCAGGTCTCTAAGTGCTCCTAGATTGAGGACTCAACACGAGGTTTCTAGTGCAACAAAGAGGGATTCGGGTTACAAATATCTGTCGGGTATGCAACAAGTTCCAGCGATGCGTGAAAGTTTCGCTAAGAAGGCTTATCCTGGGTCGGGCCGGCTAGATCGGCTAGGGATGCCGGTCTTTGATACGGTGGATAGTGAGTTTTATGATGGTTATTGGAATTAA
- the LOC110872837 gene encoding uncharacterized protein LOC110872837 isoform X2 codes for MGKAYKFFKSLLGFKTNSPPSRKSDSNKPLKRRWSFVKSRQPNPRPSRHRNTSRSLAVSSLHKHYNNNNDDDNDNDNNLNENDESNKRAIALAAATAAVVDAAVATAQAAAEVVRMTSRTGGYGVREQMAAIKIQSCFRAYLGPPTPEKLEHVPHTRHHHSLISKRNNSKSYARGQERTIHDNSTDHEHDKIVEVDTVEPHVMFNYGRKFLLPDQISFGYSQSLTTSRGSTFQPTSPCASCEVTSFDDSVRGGVVTPIKSDGSRSCFSGYSDHPNYMAYTESSRAKVRSLSAPRLRTQHEVSSATKRDSGYKYLSGMQQVPAMRESFAKKAYPGSGRLDRLGMPVFDTVDSEFYDGYWN; via the exons ATGGGCAAAGCATACAAATTCTTCAAATCACTACTAGGCTTCAAAACCAACTCACCACCATCTCGTAAATCAGACTCTAACAAGCCATTAAAACGACGGTGGAGCTTCGTAAAATCACGTCAACCGAATCCCCGTCCTTCGCGCCATCGCAACACGTCGAGATCATTGGCTGTAAGCTCACTCCATAAacattataataataataatgatgatgataatgataatgataataatttAAACGAGAATGACGAATCAAACAAGCGCGCTATTGCGCTTGCTGCTGCTACCGCTGCAGTGGTGGATGCAGCGGTAGCAACTGCTCAGGCAGCGGCCGAGGTGGTGCGGATGACTAGTAGAACCGGTGGGTATGGTGTTCGTGAACAAATGGCTGCGATCAAAATTCAGTCATGTTTTCGGGCTTATCTG GGGCCGCCGACTCCTGAAAAGTTGGAACATGTTCCACATACGAGACACCATCATAGTTTGATATCAAAG AGGAACAACTCAAAATCTTATGCACGAGGTCAAGAAAGAACGATTCACGACAACTCAACCGACCACGAACACGACAAAATTGTTGAAGTTGATACTGTGGAACCACATGTAATGTTTAATTATGGACGAAAGTTCCTTCTACCTGACCAGATAAGTTTTGGGTATAGTCAAAGTTTAACCACATCAAGAGGGTCAACGTTTCAACCAACAAGCCCTTGTGCATCTTGTGAGGTGACTTCCTTTGATGACTCAGTAAGAGGTGGAGTAGTTACTCCTATTAAAAGTGATGGTTCGAGAAGCTGCTTTAGCGGCTACTCAGACCACCCAAACTACATGGCTTACACTGAGTCTTCACGAGCTAAGGTCAGGTCTCTAAGTGCTCCTAGATTGAGGACTCAACACGAGGTTTCTAGTGCAACAAAGAGGGATTCGGGTTACAAATATCTGTCGGGTATGCAACAAGTTCCAGCGATGCGTGAAAGTTTCGCTAAGAAGGCTTATCCTGGGTCGGGCCGGCTAGATCGGCTAGGGATGCCGGTCTTTGATACGGTGGATAGTGAGTTTTATGATGGTTATTGGAATTAA